A region of Microbacterium suwonense DNA encodes the following proteins:
- a CDS encoding TIGR03557 family F420-dependent LLM class oxidoreductase has translation MTRAWVHHVLSLEQLSPSEAVDVAVLADTQGFVGIGLADRFQPWLPSQGNASFAWTVLGAIGQRTTGALSLTTAPGYRMHPAGIAQAAATLAALYPGRHRLTLATGDAIDEHVTAAYWPEVHERASRMFEAAELIRKLFHSSSKNADARHDGPHFRMESARLWTMPETLPPVQVWAAGPVTARRAGRSLDGIVVPAGPRERMVALVGALRDGADEAGRPEPAKTAHIQLSWAPTDDEAMAQALRDWPMAGLRFPRGDIRSPFDVAQLARSVTADDIRTRIPVASDPDIHRAHLQSFLDLGFDALHVHNVGRNQAEWIEVAGRDILPKLVR, from the coding sequence ATGACGCGAGCCTGGGTGCATCACGTTCTCTCGCTCGAACAGCTCTCGCCATCCGAGGCCGTGGACGTCGCGGTGCTCGCCGACACCCAGGGCTTCGTGGGCATCGGCCTCGCCGACCGGTTCCAGCCCTGGCTGCCGAGCCAGGGCAATGCATCTTTCGCGTGGACCGTGCTCGGGGCGATCGGCCAGCGCACCACCGGTGCGCTGAGCCTCACGACCGCCCCCGGCTATCGCATGCACCCCGCCGGCATCGCCCAGGCCGCCGCGACCCTCGCCGCCTTGTACCCCGGCCGGCACCGGCTCACCCTGGCCACCGGCGATGCGATCGACGAGCACGTCACCGCCGCGTACTGGCCGGAGGTGCATGAGCGGGCATCGCGGATGTTCGAGGCGGCGGAGCTGATCCGCAAGCTCTTCCATTCCTCGTCGAAGAACGCCGATGCGCGGCATGACGGGCCGCACTTCCGGATGGAGTCCGCCCGGCTGTGGACGATGCCCGAGACCCTTCCGCCCGTGCAGGTGTGGGCTGCTGGGCCGGTGACCGCCCGGCGGGCGGGGCGTTCTCTCGATGGGATCGTCGTCCCTGCCGGTCCGAGGGAGCGCATGGTGGCGCTTGTCGGAGCGCTTCGCGACGGAGCGGATGAGGCGGGCAGGCCGGAACCGGCGAAGACCGCGCACATTCAGCTCTCCTGGGCGCCGACGGATGACGAGGCGATGGCGCAGGCGCTGCGGGACTGGCCGATGGCGGGCCTGCGCTTCCCGCGTGGCGACATCCGTTCTCCTTTCGATGTCGCGCAGCTGGCGCGGTCGGTGACGGCCGACGACATCCGCACGCGTATTCCCGTGGCATCCGATCCTGACATCCACCGCGCACACCTGCAGTCCTTCCTCGACCTCGGTTTCGACGCCCTGCACGTGCACAACGTGGGCCGCAACCAGGCGGAGTGGATCGAGGTCGCCGGCCGCGACATCCTGCCGAAGCTGGTGAGATGA
- the cofE gene encoding coenzyme F420-0:L-glutamate ligase: MLVWALPGIPEVQAGDDLAGLIRAAVAADGDELTDGDILVVTSKIVSKAEGRIVHAADREEAITAETVRVVATRPRADGGVTRIVQNRLGIVGAAAGVDASNTAEGTVLLLPLDPDASARALAAGLRAATGVRVGVIISDTLGRPWRDGQTDIAIGAAGVRVFDDLHGRLDSAGRPLIVTHPCVADELAAAGDLVKGKLSGCPVAIVRGMGRFVGELDLPGAASIVRDAERDMFRLGADEAHRAGYEEGFAAGVAASSNEEGRR, encoded by the coding sequence ATGCTGGTGTGGGCCCTGCCCGGTATCCCGGAGGTGCAGGCCGGCGACGACCTCGCCGGGCTCATCCGGGCCGCCGTCGCCGCTGACGGCGACGAACTGACCGATGGTGACATCCTGGTCGTCACCTCCAAGATCGTCTCGAAGGCGGAAGGGCGCATCGTCCACGCCGCCGACCGCGAGGAGGCGATCACAGCCGAGACCGTGCGCGTCGTCGCGACGCGGCCGCGGGCGGACGGAGGCGTCACCAGGATCGTGCAGAACCGGCTCGGCATCGTCGGGGCGGCCGCCGGTGTGGACGCATCCAACACCGCCGAGGGGACGGTGCTGCTGCTGCCTCTCGATCCGGACGCCTCAGCCCGCGCGCTCGCGGCCGGCCTGCGTGCTGCGACCGGCGTCCGCGTGGGTGTGATCATCAGCGACACGCTGGGCAGGCCATGGCGCGATGGGCAGACCGACATCGCTATCGGTGCTGCGGGGGTGCGTGTCTTCGACGACCTGCACGGTCGGCTCGACAGTGCCGGACGTCCGCTGATCGTCACCCATCCCTGCGTGGCCGACGAGCTCGCCGCTGCGGGGGACTTGGTCAAGGGAAAGCTGAGCGGATGCCCGGTCGCGATCGTCCGCGGGATGGGGCGATTCGTCGGCGAGCTCGACCTGCCGGGCGCGGCGAGCATCGTCCGTGACGCGGAGCGTGACATGTTCCGTCTGGGCGCGGATGAGGCGCACCGTGCCGGCTATGAAGAAGGATTCGCGGCGGGCGTCGCCGCGTCGAGCAACGAGGAGGGTCGCCGATGA
- a CDS encoding DUF2255 family protein, with protein MSFEDVVRTLDETDVVAVVTTRASGDLVATPIWAMVVDGVPYVRSVKGATAWWYRHVRSGRPVAFVIGDGAIAERDRKAALDLPRQLVATEYVPVDDEVQPRIDAELRRKYAASPEPVRMMLTDDARSCTLRIVAAG; from the coding sequence ATGAGCTTCGAGGATGTCGTGCGCACGCTGGACGAGACGGATGTCGTCGCTGTGGTGACGACGAGGGCCAGTGGCGATCTGGTCGCGACGCCGATCTGGGCGATGGTCGTCGACGGCGTGCCGTATGTGCGGTCGGTCAAAGGCGCCACCGCGTGGTGGTACCGGCATGTGCGCTCCGGACGCCCGGTGGCCTTCGTCATCGGCGATGGCGCCATCGCCGAGCGCGACCGGAAGGCCGCCCTCGATCTTCCCCGCCAGCTCGTGGCGACCGAGTACGTCCCCGTCGACGACGAGGTGCAGCCGAGAATCGATGCGGAGCTGCGACGCAAGTATGCCGCGAGTCCGGAACCGGTCAGGATGATGCTGACCGACGACGCCCGCTCCTGCACCCTGCGCATCGTCGCCGCGGGCTGA
- a CDS encoding TIGR03620 family F420-dependent LLM class oxidoreductase, which translates to MAASLPLIDHWSPMNTLAAGTPDLGRIGLWRGGSLLTPQIAATAERLGYGTVWVGGSPTSDLDVVDELLDATERITVATGIVNIWTAPAREVAASFHRIEQRHPGRFVLGIGIGHRENQGEVYQRPYAALVDYLDALDAEGVPAARRMISALGPRTLKLAAERSAGTHPYMTTPAHTRFARATIGDGPLIALEQRLVMDEDDNTARATARQFLARYLALSNYRRTLESHGFTASDLDDGATDAAVDALAPHGTPAILAAAVRAQRDAGADHVCVQFLPQREDPARPLELLAGELGLAG; encoded by the coding sequence ATGGCAGCATCCCTTCCGCTCATCGATCACTGGAGTCCCATGAACACGCTTGCCGCCGGCACACCGGATCTCGGACGGATCGGGCTGTGGCGCGGCGGGTCGCTGCTCACCCCGCAGATCGCGGCGACCGCCGAGCGTCTCGGCTATGGCACGGTGTGGGTCGGCGGGTCACCGACGTCCGACCTCGACGTGGTGGACGAGCTGCTCGATGCCACCGAGCGGATCACCGTTGCCACCGGGATCGTGAACATCTGGACCGCCCCGGCTCGGGAGGTCGCCGCGTCGTTCCACCGGATCGAGCAGAGACACCCCGGGCGGTTCGTGCTGGGCATCGGTATCGGCCACCGCGAGAATCAGGGTGAGGTGTACCAGCGGCCGTACGCCGCCCTCGTCGACTACCTCGATGCGCTGGATGCCGAGGGCGTGCCAGCCGCGCGGCGGATGATCTCGGCCCTCGGGCCGCGCACGCTGAAGCTCGCCGCCGAGCGCTCGGCGGGCACGCACCCGTACATGACGACGCCCGCGCACACCCGCTTCGCCCGCGCGACGATCGGAGACGGCCCGCTGATCGCCCTTGAGCAGCGGCTGGTGATGGACGAGGACGACAACACCGCCCGCGCGACCGCCCGGCAGTTCCTGGCCCGGTACCTCGCGCTCTCGAACTACCGCCGAACCCTGGAGAGCCACGGGTTCACGGCATCCGATCTCGACGACGGAGCCACCGATGCCGCCGTCGACGCCCTGGCACCCCACGGCACGCCGGCGATCCTCGCCGCAGCCGTGCGGGCGCAGCGGGACGCCGGGGCCGATCACGTGTGCGTGCAGTTCCTGCCGCAACGGGAAGATCCAGCGCGGCCGCTGGAGCTGCTCGCTGGTGAGCTGGGGCTCGCGGGCTGA